From Proteiniborus sp. MB09-C3, the proteins below share one genomic window:
- a CDS encoding GTP pyrophosphokinase family protein, whose amino-acid sequence MMIFYWEKILIPYEQAVEELKVKFKGIRNEYRRLDEYSPIEFVTGRVKAISSILDKARRRNVPLERVEEEIEDIAGIRIMCQLVDDIEKVVELIRSRDGKDLRIVEERDYITNIKESGYRSYHIIIKYKVHTVFGEKEILAEIQIRTLAMNFWATIEHSLNYKFSRNIPEDVKERLKNAAEAAFLLDQEMSEIKDEITDAQEIFQLKSSLIVDILKKIQNLYFTGKIKEIEGIQERFLVLQEHGSVAELRRFSKELDEML is encoded by the coding sequence ATTATGATATTTTATTGGGAAAAAATTTTGATACCATATGAACAAGCTGTAGAGGAGCTTAAGGTCAAATTTAAAGGTATAAGAAATGAATATAGAAGACTTGATGAATATTCTCCTATTGAATTTGTTACTGGTAGAGTAAAGGCTATTTCTAGTATCTTAGATAAGGCCAGACGAAGAAATGTACCCCTAGAAAGAGTTGAAGAAGAGATTGAGGATATTGCTGGGATACGTATCATGTGTCAGCTAGTAGATGACATTGAAAAGGTTGTTGAGCTTATAAGGAGCAGAGATGGCAAGGATTTAAGAATTGTAGAGGAAAGAGATTACATAACTAATATTAAAGAAAGTGGATATAGAAGCTATCACATTATCATTAAATATAAAGTTCATACTGTTTTTGGTGAGAAGGAAATATTAGCAGAAATACAAATAAGAACATTGGCTATGAACTTTTGGGCTACTATTGAACATTCCCTAAATTATAAGTTTTCTAGAAATATACCAGAGGATGTAAAGGAACGGCTTAAAAATGCAGCCGAGGCAGCATTTTTACTTGATCAAGAGATGTCTGAAATTAAAGATGAGATTACTGATGCTCAAGAAATTTTTCAGCTAAAATCATCATTGATTGTCGATATATTGAAAAAGATTCAAAACCTTTATTTTACTGGAAAGATTAAGGAAATAGAGGGTATTCAAGAAAGATTCCTTGTGCTTCAGGAGCATGGAAGTGTAGCTGAACTGAGAAGGTTTAGCAAAGAACTAGATGAGATGCTCTAA
- a CDS encoding carboxymuconolactone decarboxylase family protein, producing MDRIEKNFKYFLDKYGDIYEAYENYGQKVHNDGGPLDEKTRWLIKTAISAACKHHYSVRTHIRKALKNGCTRDEIEHALMLVAPTAGFPAFMEALMCLREELDEDAL from the coding sequence ATGGATAGAATTGAAAAGAATTTTAAGTATTTTTTAGATAAGTATGGAGATATATACGAGGCATATGAAAATTATGGACAAAAGGTACATAATGACGGTGGACCCCTTGATGAAAAGACTCGCTGGCTAATAAAGACAGCAATTTCAGCAGCGTGTAAGCATCATTATTCCGTAAGAACTCATATTAGAAAGGCTCTAAAAAATGGATGTACAAGAGATGAAATCGAACATGCACTTATGCTAGTAGCACCAACAGCAGGCTTTCCTGCATTTATGGAAGCGCTTATGTGTCTAAGAGAAGAACTTGATGAGGATGCATTATAA